The proteins below are encoded in one region of Deltaproteobacteria bacterium:
- a CDS encoding transposase has product MYRILGIDLTATDGLEASSAQVIVAEIGTDMSKWPTEKHFASWLGLAPHNDISGGKVLRSKPLKGNRRAAQALRLAAQTLGRTQTALGSYYRRLRTRKGPTHAITATAHKLARILYHVLKHRTPYHPQSQETYDHDLRQRAIGHLKRTATRLGFTLLPHPGAA; this is encoded by the coding sequence TTGTATCGGATTCTGGGGATCGATCTGACGGCCACCGACGGCCTGGAGGCGAGCAGTGCCCAAGTGATCGTGGCGGAAATCGGCACCGATATGAGCAAGTGGCCCACCGAGAAGCACTTTGCCTCCTGGTTGGGCTTGGCCCCGCACAACGACATCTCGGGCGGGAAAGTGTTGCGCAGCAAACCCCTCAAAGGCAACCGCCGCGCGGCGCAAGCGTTGCGCTTGGCGGCGCAGACGCTGGGACGCACGCAGACGGCTTTGGGCAGTTATTATCGGCGCCTGCGGACCCGCAAAGGCCCCACGCACGCGATCACGGCCACGGCGCACAAGTTGGCGCGCATTCTCTATCATGTCCTCAAACATCGCACTCCCTATCACCCGCAAAGTCAGGAGACCTATGACCACGACCTCCGTCAACGAGCCATTGGCCACCTCAAACGCACCGCCACTCGGCTGGGCTTCACGCTCCTCCCCCACCCGGGCGCTGCCTGA